CCTCTGTCTGAGGAGGGATCTGGATCTGGAAAAGCAGatcaacaaacacaatgttGTAAAAAAATCACAGTGGAAATTGGGCAAAAAAACTGCACCTAAAAACTCCGATGTTAAATGGGTTTTCACTCATATGGAAGGGATTTAAGTAAAACAAATCGTCCTTAAAGTTTGACATTTGAACGCGACCACAGAAAACTTTAATCTCACCTGATCGAGGACATCTTTTTTAGCTGATCGCCATAGTAACTGAGAAATTACATGATACAGCGGCTCAGTGTTTCCCCGTCGATAGGGGCGATAGAGCAACTGGTCCCACCAGTGTTTTACCCAGTACGGGTCGACTCCCAAGAAAAGAACAAGGCCATACAGATCTGCACAGAAAAAACTATCAGTCTGGAGCCTTGAGACACCGGGCGCCTGATTCAGATGCTGCTGTAACGTCATCCTTTACCTTCCAGGCCTCTCTGGACAGGAGTGCCGCTGACACACCAGCGGTTGACAGATGCAAGCCGTAGAGCCATCTCTGCAGCCTGGAATAAAAATACAAGGGAGTCTAAACAAAGTTTCAACAGATGGGACTGGAATAAATATTAactaaaattgtaaaattatcTGTTGACTCCCTCAACACACCTTTGCAGTGGGACATTCAACCATCTGAGCCTCGTCCAGACAGATGCGCCACCACTCCACCGCCACCAGAGGACTGGGGATGGCCATGTAGCGCTTCTGGTTGCGGAAGCGGCGTCCGTCCTTGCTGTTACTATGAGGAATATCCACGTAGTTGAGCTCCGACCGCAGCACATCGTAGGTGGTGATGACCACATCCTGCTCAGCGAGCATGTGTGGCTGAATGAATCCATGCTTCTTCACACCCTGATAAACCTGCGATGAAGAAGTCCTTTTAACTAGAGGAGCACTGAGGCCTGTTAAACACTTACAGCCGTTTACTAGCCTGATAACTGTTGTCAAACACattccagctgcagcaggagtgTAAACACACCATCTGCTGCTGAGAACATGACATCACAGGTACCTCACTTATGTGAAAAGATGATACAGTATAACtggctttatttattattggaCTGCCATTATTTGAGCtaatattcattattttgcacaattttttttaaatacgtGGCCAAACTTCACAGTATTTTAGTGTAAAGATGTTTGCTTATCTGCACCTAAAATCCAAAAGGGGCTTTTTATTCGTAAAagatcaggaaaaaaataaaatagatatacagtactgtTTGTCTCTGCTAAGATTTCCAGTTTTGGGTCTGGTTTGGTTGTCATAACTCATTGTCGTGCTACTACACTCCCATTTATAGACTCAACACGAGTGAATGCTGAGACAAATGAGACACCTAGTGGTTGGATTCTAACAACATTGAGATGCTGAGGTCACCTGACGTTTCTACCTTGTGATTacaacacatttacacacagaacACATGATTCTACTTTCTCACCAGCACTCGCAGTGAGGAGGACCTGATGTGCCGGTTGATTTCTTCCACCCACTGGTGGCAGATAGAACTCGGGGAAATGATGAGGGTGGCACCGGTTGAAACGGGTTTCATGGCAACTAAGCAGTGAGGGCAGTAGAAGGGCGTCGTTTCAAGACTTTCTTCTTTGTAGTTTACGCAGTCAGCATGCTGCCACAGCTGGCAGTTCATACACTGGACACGAGCCTTGTAGTCGACAATGCCCAGTTCACCGCAGATACACTCAAAGCGGTAGTCAGGAGTGTTGAATGGGATGACAGATGCTCTAGTGGGGGTATCGGTCTCCTCAGGTGGAATGAGCTGAAGCATCGCTACCCTTTCTGCAGGTAGATCATCCATCATGGGGGTTTCTTGTGTATCTGACTTAACCTGAGAGATCTGTGAAGCAGTCACAGACATATCCAGTGCACCGTCTGACTGATCTGCTTTCTCGCTTACAGTTTCATTCCACTCCATCGGTTTTGCTGGTGCTACACAGTCAGATGTTGAAGAGCACAAATCATTTTGATCCTCTAGAAGAGAGTTTTGTAGGGCGGCCTCTGCCTTGTCCTTTGCACGTCTCTGAAACGTTTTCCTGGGTGAGCTGTCTGAGCTTTTATAACTctgaaaaacagcagaaaaatgttAAATCGACAACCAAACTAACAAGTATTTAATGTCCACagcatttatatttaaagattCTTATTCTTACAGTCTTTGACGCTCCTGCTAccactttctttgtttctttgtattttttccccAGCCTGAATGACCCAGCCAAGCCTCGACCTTTGACCTGGTCAACCAGTCCTTCATTTATCAGCTTTGCCAATGTCTTCCTGATGTGGTTGCGGTTTTTTAAGAGGTCACATCCATAAGTAGCACGGATGTATGTGAAGATCGCGTTGACAGATGCTCCTTTGCCAGATCTCATCTCCTTAATCGCAGTGAGGAGCATGACACGCACAGCTGCACAACAATAATGAGCAACAGAACTATAATTTAAACTGAAGAGGCAACAAAAGACGTGACATGTAACAGGACTATGAGTGACATACTTGGgtatgatgtcttttttttaggCTGAACTTCAATCTTGCAGCTAgcagctttctttctttcaagtGGAGGTGGAGGCACAAAGTAATTGACAGATTTTCCCTGTAAGAAGTGATAAAAACAATCTtacaacaaacagaaacttAGAAGAAGACAAATATCCTACATTACAAACTGACTAAATAATAAATCCCAGTACTAACAGGATTGAGGAAAAGatggagatttttaaaaaaaaagcaaggacTGTTTAAATTCTGTATTTTAAGTGTCCTACTGAGCCTCACCACTGGCAGGGTGAGGGCCTCCTGCTCCAGGTCCTGTCGAGTGTGAAACAGGATAAGAGCCAGAACTTCCACCGTCTTTCCTAGCCCCATTTCATCAGCCAAGATCCCACCGGGCCACTCCACACCAGCCAGGGGATATTCTCggattaaactaaaaaaaaaaaatcaaaaagaaaaaatctgatacgttacttaaacaaatacaacaaaagtaaggtaactgtaaaataaagtatCAGTTCAGACTTCAAAAAGACTGATGTTTCCCTGGGTCACAGGTTTGTGTCAAGGCTCCGGTATCAATGATTAGTGATAAAATATAAACTATGTTTGTGGTTTAAGTGAACTGATATGTTAACCTGACACTGCTGTTAAAAAATTGAAGCTCTTACCATCCAGTAAATGGGTTGTAGAATAACTTTTTGCCGCATAACGTGATCAACTCTCGCCAGAGGAAATGCAACGTTTGTTCTGCAAAGAAATGATAAATATCAACAGGCCATTCCTCACAGACCAAATGTAGGTGTGATTGCTTTAAATACAGGAGTTTAAGGACTTAAAGTGTTTCCATTTTCTCTCCCTATTtaagaacaagttttttaaacTGCTAAATCCAAGCTCCAGGTTTCAGTGTTAGGGGAAAAACAAGCAAGAGCACATTCAAGTTTAGAAAAATGCACTTCACCCtcttgaaaaatgttaaaacttgGCCAAACtatgttcaatatttttatcaatCCACTGGTTCAATTTATCATCTTAAAAAACAAGCTTCCCATGTTGTAAGACCATTTATCTGTAATACTGATTATAACCACCAGTGAAAAGCAATGAATCAGTGTCCCAGACAAAACTTGAGCACCTTTAGGTGAAGTGATCCTGAATTTCTCCCTCCTCAGCATCCAGTTGACAGCCTGGCTCTGATAAGGTCTCAGAACAGGGATTAGAGATTTGTGCTGGACATCATAGTTCACCTCCTGGTTCTCTCTCTGGTGAACATGTCGGACATAATCATAAAGTTCCTCCACATTTTGCCTCTCCAAGTCTGTGTcacattcctcctcctcattctcgACAACTTCTACATGAAAAATACAGGAGAAAAGTGTTACTCAATGTTACTCAGcactacatttttttcaggCATCACACTGCTTTACATTAGATTTAAATGTTATTGTATTGTTTGAAAAGTTGTATTACAGCATCCTTCAAACATTAGATGCCTACCAGGGATAATGAAATCATAGAAATACTCCATTAACTTCTGCATTAGTTGATTTGCTTTCTTTAGTCGAGTATTTCCCTCGCTGAGGAACTCGGGCTTCCCGAGCCCAGATTCCAGCAAGTAAATCCCCACCTGCCAGATATAAACAAACAATGATGGTAGATAGAAGAATGATGAAGCTCTGATGGAAGGAACGGAATCAAACCAAAGACCAAATTTTTAAGTTTGAACAGAGTAACATAATCAGCATTAAAGGAATAgttcacattaaaatgaaaactctATCATTATCCGCTCAACCCCCTGATGACGAACAAATGAGTGATGTCAAGAAACCATTTCTAGAGCTTTAGGCTGTCAGCTTTGAGAATACGATAAAAACATGTCTTTTCAAATCAGTTTGGGATCTCATGGCCTCTAGACACTTGGTTTATTCCTGTGCTTTTTTAGTcctgttaaaaacacaaacgcccactttcttttttccatcataAAATTCTGTAAAGTTTTACTGTGAAGgtccagaaatgttttgttgaccaaaaaaaaaacgtaatcCAAATTTCAATCTGCATGAGGATCAGTAGATAATGACTCTTCATTTAAGAGTCgtgttcttaaaaaaaaaaaaaaaaatatggacgGAACCTTTCAAAACACCTCAATATACAGCAAAGATTTTAATTGTTACACTGACACGAACTTCCACTCATACATCGATTATAATCACAAACACCAaatctgtgagaaaaaaaaaaggaaacagttcttgtgattttaattttagtCTGTAAGTATAAAGTACCCTGAAATAACTTCTTACCTTAACTGAGTCCTCCTTCTTCTGATGGCAGAGCTGAACCACTCTCCTCTTTTGCATCCAGTCCAGGTCCTCCAGCGGGATCCAACTGAGGCTGCACTCCACTCTGCTTGTATCCTCATTAGGTCCTAACTGCTGTTCTGAGCTGTCACCGTCGCTGCTGTAACTGAGGTAGAGCTGATCACGCATCCTGTACAGGATGAAAGCTCTGTGCTCACAGTCCGAGGGGATTGAATCTGGTCGGACAATGAACTCCCCAATGACAGCCTTCCAGATGTGGCTCAGCTTTGAAGCTGGCTCCACAGTGAGGGCCAGGGAGAGAGAACCCGAGCTGCTGTCTGATGACGTTTCAGGGACTTCTTCTGTAAAACGGACAGAGCTGGTACATGCAGTCTCTATGACACTGTCAGTGTTCGAGAAGACGGAACTGCTGGGAATATCACCGACAAAAGGAATGGAGCAGGTTGGTAACTGGTCATCTACCCGGAGAGCCTCATTTTTACGGTCCTCCAGCATGTTCCAGTTCAGTCTCTTCTTGTCCTCTTCATCCACCCTCACAGGAGGAGCTTTTTTTCTTCGACTACTCATGGCTAAAGTCTAcatggacaaaaaaatgttgattacAAACTGAAAGTGTGTgataaatgttaacatttggTAAACACAATAAGCACCATTTAACGCCAAACTAATGACAGCATTTTAAGGTTTTGTCAGGTTTCCAATGTCCTAACTAGGgctcagtaaaaaaataaatatgattaaatGCATGAattagtgttgttgttgttttcacacATATATTTACAAAGTTGTTGAAAGATGAGGCTTCAAGTCTCTTAATTAAGTAATTCCTACTGGGTGGATTAATATGACTGTGGATGAATGGAAGGATTTGACATgtcaagaataaaaaacaaacaaatactggAGTGGACCCACATGAACATGTGGACGAATCAATGCAAAATCCTTGAAGATGCAAGATTTCTGTAATTTTCTGGATGAAGAATAAACTACTTAATAGATCTTCATAGAACGtattttaagacttttttttatagACTTGGAGAATTAAGCACgcttatacagtatgtaaaataaatggaaaaagctGATAAAATACTGCTTCTTCTATTGTAATTCTAAAGATTCAAGAAACCCCTGGCAAGACGTCCTTGTATTCATCCCCATTCAAAGTGAGAGTGATGACTGCTCTAGGCCATCTGTGTGAATGTCATTATTCCTCattgaaaacaaacaatatgGCATAATGTAGATTAGAGGTAGTTAGCTCGACAGCTAACttgtttatttcacatttcaaatacagctttttttctgttttaatcttAATGCAAGACGAATAGTTAAGTAAATACAACTGGCTAGTATGTTGACCAACTGAGGTATGATCGCTTTAAAATGTGCTCCTTCCTGTTTAAAGTTTTTGTCAGAGAAACTAGCAGCCAGACTCAAATGTATGAACACTGAGACACAATGGAAACACTTTCAGGCTGCGATTTCTATCGTTTGACTGTTAAATTAAGAGAAGAACAAACAACTTTACTTTTAAAGCCTCCCGCAAAGATGTCTGGTTTTTATCGCTGCATTATAGGCGGTTTATAGTCCCAGCAGCTCCGAATAGTCAGGCTGGTATGCATCAAAACACTCTCGTTTACTTCAGGCTTCCTGTCCGACATTTTTAAATGCCGGACGTGACGTCATAAGTGTCATGCGCTTTGAAAtcacaaaatttatttttgtatttaattcaaggtttcatgtttcatttctttcttgatAATTGATtgcatttgtttaaaaaaaagtgttaattttttaaatatgtttaatttcAGTTTAGCTTGAACTATTTGTCTTCCTtaccttttttctttattattttcttaattgGTTTCTAAAAAAATTCAGAGTGGTTActgattaataatttaataactttACATAACTTAATTCACATTCACCCCCTTCAAATCCTATAATCCTCATCTGAcagttacaaaaaaagaaacatacatACAGTAGGAAAAAGATAAGTGATGTTAGAATCataactttttttgtgtgtttaaaatgtcaaaattatgagtaaatttatatttattttcagaattcTGATGTTGATGAGGTAATGTCCACTGAGCAACACTATCAAAATgaagttttgtgtgtttgttgtggtgTAGGCGCAGTTCCTGGTTTCCACCACAGAACGGCAGCCGATAATAGCAGCGGTGAGTTGCAGGTGTATCACATCTGACACTGACAGATAACGGCACAGCTCAACTAATGATGGGATGTTTAACCTTTCTCTTCAATCTTTTCTTcagtaaatttttaaaaaaaaattaatatatgaatatatgttATATTCAGCTCTTAAATTCCTACATGTCTTCCACgagaaaataatgaaagcaTTTTGTTTGAAATTCCCTTCCGGCATTTAAGGATGTGTGACTTCAGATTAGGGGCACTGCAGTGAGTGTGACCCGCTTATTAGATGCAGTGAGGAAAAAGAGAATAAGGTGGCACCTCATGATCagcgcagagagagagagagggagggagagagagagagagggagatgcaCAGTGATTCTCCACAGAAGAGCTGGAGTCCTGTGTGTCTGCTCCACGAGAGACACAGACCCACGACGTTCCTGCTGCAGGAAGGTAAAGTAATAGCACTTATCAGattgtcttctttttattttcttgatatACAGTACTCAATTTATCAGTTTTATAGTAACCTATGCTGCACCTTTTAATTGAAACACATGTACAATCATACATAGGTAATGCTGTGCATTACTTGGCACCAGCTGTGGAAAGGTAGGAGTCACCTGACAGCCATGCCTGATGCATTGAGGGGTAAAAAGTTGAGCAGGCTGAAATACATCAGTGATAGACCAAAGCTAAGGCAGCTGTCTGTGGTGCTGAAACTCAAGGGATTCAATGTTCCAGACTTTCTTGCATCTCAAATCCAGCATTTCATGTCTTTTAAGCTCTCCACCTCTGTTTAAGGTTCTACCTTGTAGGTCACTGcatattttaatgcatgtttttgatgCTAGATTTAATACGCTTTCAGTTTCATCTGTATAATTTGTTATAGAACATAAAAGTCATTGcatatttcagtatttttagaGTTGTTTTTAGAGCCTTCTTaataaaacaacagattaaTGAGTCAACTGGAAAATTTAGGGCGACAGCTACTTGTGCTTTTCTTGATTAGTTTCATTCAGAGATGTGTCTGGACTTTTGTAAGGAGGGATGCCCAAGTGTAGAGCTGACTTATGCAGGAGCTGCATAAGTCAGCTATGCACAACATTACATTGTGACAGTGTCTTAGATTCATTAACTAAGGATTTTTTAATAGCACATTTATTTCTCTAAAGTATTTGTTCAAGGAATTTGCAATACATGGACTTCAAATAAATATTCCTATCAATCCCAATATGGCAGAACTGAACCAAGACAATATTGAGCATTaccaacaataacaaaataataaaaatattatttattattatctatAGAACTTCACATCAAACCCAACATAGATAAATTAAAGGTAAAATAAGTGTGATAAAAACACGtcatttttcagaataaaacagaaataaaacttaaaattatGCATGCATAAAATACACAGTTATCAGCAGGGGAATTAAAATAGAGCAGTCTAGACTTTGGGACAACTTCAGATACAATCAAAGCGTTAAAGTACACACAGTTAAGAGAACAGatattgtaaaaaacaaacaattttttttttccagatgaacAAACTTTAACTGAGATGTTTAAGAAAACTCTGATTTAGCAAACCAGAGTTCCTCAGGTAGTGTAGGTGATTCACAGCCAGAAAGGATTCTCCTACCAGTTGGTCCAAACTTAGGTATGAAGATAGTGAACAATGCACATCCCAATGTTCTAGAGACCATTAAGTTTACTATAGACAAAGAAGGCATCCTATTTGAGATGCTAAAATGAGGTAAGATTATTATGCTTTCAAATTACTGAGATTATTTCATCACAGTGATGCAGACTGAGTATTTTTGTTGATCATCTTCTTGCACTATGTCTCACAGATTGAGGAAGGAGGAGCACCAGAGTTAATTCCCTATGTCATCTAATAGTGGATTGATGGACCTCCATTATGTCCAAGAGGACTTGATTCAGCACCTGTGACACCATGTCGAATATGATTTCCCTGACGGCTTTAAGCATTTTCTACTTGCCCATTTTATTGTTTGAGGCATTTGTGTTGTCTAAAGGCAAATATGAGAGATCAGTGGTGCCGAGTTCTGCCTCTCGTCTGGTGGCAAGGATGGATGGTGATGTTATCATAGGTGCCCTCTTCTCTGTTCACCACCAACCATCGGCAGAGAAAGTGGCGGAGAGGAAGTGTGGAGAAATTCGTGAGCAGTATGGCATCCAGAGAGTGGAGGCCATGTTCCACACATTGGATCGGATAAACTCGGACCCAAACTTGTTGCCCAACATCACCCTGGGCTGTGAGATCAGGGACTCCTGCTGGCACTCGTCTGTGGCCCTGGAGCAGAGCATCGAGTTCATTCGGGACTCTCTCATCTCAATCCGGGATGATGGGGATGGCTCCAGATGGTGCATTGAGGGGGAACCGTCCAGTCAGCCACCACCTACCAAGAAACCCATCGCAGGGGTCATTGGGCCTGGTTCGAGCTCAGTAGCGATTCAAGTTCAAAACCTCCTGCAGCTGTTCAACATCCCACAGATTGCCTATTCCGCAACCAGTATTGACCTGAGTGACAAAACTTTGTTTAAGTACTTCCTCAGGGTTGTTCCGTCTGACACGCTTCAGGCCAGGGCTCTCCTGGACATTGTCAAGCAATACAACTGGACCTACGTGTCTGCAGTGCACACAGAAGGTAACCCACATCTGTCTTCACTGAAAAGAAtataacacaaatataaaaataaggtCAATGAAACGAATAGTTAAATGAGTGAAATTGTAAGTCTGAAATAGTGAGTGGCTCTCTGATCTTCTCCAACATGCCATTTTAAACTAAGAGGGCCAAATGCTCCGTTAACATTAGTTTTGTAGTTTGCCTGCGAGTCTGGAGTCTCTATGAACCTTAAGatttatcattaaattatttaaaatactgtatatattgaaTGTCAGTCAAAGTTTGGATTTCAAAAACCCTGAGATGTATTCAAATAATTTGAAAGCTTTAAAATCATAAATATACCACTAAGCTGTACTGTGAGCTTTTCATGCTGTAGCAATGACAAAAATTGCAGATTATTGTTCTGAGGAGAAAAATCTTGTCATCGGCATATACATTTTCTTTGATATTGTGTCCTTTAATATTATGGCCAAATTGTTTATCATAGTGGAAACTTAAAATTGTAGGGGCCTTAGAATGGAACCCTGTGGATCACCATGTGTTACTGGTGTTGATTGGTAATTCCCAATTTCTACCCAGAATGTCCTCCctgaaaaataagaataaaattaatctgGTTATTATAGTAATTTATTGAACTCAATAAAGGGCTGTTAAAAGGAGAAATAAGGCAGGTAAAGCAGAGATTTCCTAATTGCTTTAATCCCCAGCTACAGGCActaattttcaatattttagcATTTGAAACACTGAAATTATTGTGAAATTATTAGTGGGCAAATACCCACACACAGCAGGTACTTTCTGAATAGAAATGCATATAAAATCTCTTTAATGAATCAACAGAGTTTTTCCTTCTTGTTTGGGTAAATAGACCTGTATCCATTAGCATAACACTCATTTATTCAATTATGCACTTTGGTGCAATGATCCAGCTGTTGTTTCATCATatgaatttaacatttagaCTGTAAATAGTTATGAAAGCTGTTCCAGAGGCTCATGTCTCACATGTATTATAGAGGGTAATTCTGGAGGAGTACTGAGAAATGGTGTCTCTCATGTTCATCATGGTCTTGTTTTATGCAGTAGAGTATAATGAaggtgttcttttctttttacttttcttttcttttcttttctcttttcttttcttttcaccacTTTTTGACTAGAAACAGTCCCAATCAAATCCAAAATCTTATTTCTATGAGCTGTACAACATCTTCTTGCGCTGTGGGTGTTTCTCAGGTAACTACGGTGAGAGCGGGATGGAAGTGTTCAAAGAGCTCGCCTCACAGGATGGCCTCTGCATTGCCCACTCTGACAAGATCTACAGCAACGCAGGGGAGAAGCAGTTTGACAGGTTGCTGAGGAAACTGCGTGAGCGTCTGCCTAAAGCCCGAGTTGTTGTGTGCTTCTGTGAAGGCATGACGGTCCGAGGGCTGCTGATGGCCATGAGACGGCTGGGGGTAGTTGGAGAGTTCCTCCTAATTGGCAGGTTTGTTACAGACAaaagtttttatgttttctcttAAGTTTTATGGGAAAGAAAAGTTTTCAAGGAAGATTCATTTTTCGATTATTGTGTTGGCCCTGACTCTGTCAACACAATAGCAATCAGCAAACTAAGGAAAACTTTTACAAACTTTTCCcaactcattttattttgtaatacagAGATTTGATAAAGATAATAGTATATGATTGTAAGTGTAGTTAAAATGTCAACAATCTGTTCAGATTTTCAATTTTGTGAAGCATTTTGAGGActtttctttctgcattttgaAATATGTGAGGTATATGTAGATGGTATTCTTTCTAATATACATATCGATACAAACCTTAAAAAAGGTAAATTTTCAGGTTAGTTATAAATCAATTTTGTGAATGTCACgttgctgctgtgttttcaaTGTTCACAGTAAATctcaagtccacaaaacacaaaattgtaCATCTTTTTATTATATGCACTATTTTAATGACACAAATTGAAAACATTCATTGTGATAATGACGGCAAAGTTTTCTGAACAAGCGTGTATTTGGGTCCAAATAGTTCAGAATCATTTGGTCATATCACTTGATATTCCATACCAAACAGAGCTGACCCAGTTCTCATGGAATTATAAAAGATTAATTTTTGATTGTTTgatatgaaatacattttttgaaagTGGGCAAGGAAGTAGCAGCATCGGATGGAGACAGAAAAGCTGCAGTCATGCAACTACGTCAAGGCAAAACCTTGAACTTTGCTGTGCTGCCATGGTAACACTTTGCATGTTTTGTAGAGGTTTTTTCATGATTGGTGTTGAAACTGTACTGACAAAATTTAAGTCAGTCTGAATAATTGTCAGGGGGGCAGCTTTTCAGTAAATGGCAAAAAGAAGACTGACACAAAATTTAGAAAATTTTGTCTAAATTTTGTACCTCGAGATTAAACATCCAGCAGGAGCTACTTCTGTTGAACTTTTCTAGAGGGTGCTTTGGAGTGATAATTTCCACACCCAATCCTACAACTTAAGCCAAATTGGAGTTTAGACGACCTATGATGAGTGTACCAATTTTTGTGAGTTTTTCAGTAAACCATtcaaaatggatttaaaaaatgatctcCACAAAGTTCTCTGTGTATGCTTTGTGCATGAGCTCTAAAAATATTCATCTCTGCTCAGAATAGGTTGTATTCGCAATGGTACACGTGAAATCTTTCTTTCCTGCTGGGTGGATAGTTCCTCTGAAAGCAGAAGCTGCTTTGAATCAAGCTCCGTAATGAATAATGCATCCACGCAGCGagctctccctctccttctccttctctctctccctgtcagaTCATAGGCAGGATGGGCTAATATGAGACAGCACCTCCAGCATAAGCTGGGGATTGTGGAATAGTGAACATCACAGCTCATATCAGCACTTAGACAAACACTGGTGTGCTGTGGCTCACCTCAAGTCCTGTTATATCAGTCACAGGGTCTGATAAAAGGTCTTTATGGCAAATTTACAGAGAATGGATCATTATTGTAAGGATGGTTTATTCAAAAAGACTGATGAGAAGAATTCAAAACCTTTCTGCTTCACTTAACTTCAGTAATGCATGCGTGAAAAGTGGGTTTTAAAACTAAACTTGCTCTCACCCCTTCCTATATGAATTTGTGTTTCTGCATAAGTCTCAGCAGAAAGATAACA
The Antennarius striatus isolate MH-2024 chromosome 17, ASM4005453v1, whole genome shotgun sequence genome window above contains:
- the shprh gene encoding E3 ubiquitin-protein ligase SHPRH isoform X1, with the protein product MSSRRKKAPPVRVDEEDKKRLNWNMLEDRKNEALRVDDQLPTCSIPFVGDIPSSSVFSNTDSVIETACTSSVRFTEEVPETSSDSSSGSLSLALTVEPASKLSHIWKAVIGEFIVRPDSIPSDCEHRAFILYRMRDQLYLSYSSDGDSSEQQLGPNEDTSRVECSLSWIPLEDLDWMQKRRVVQLCHQKKEDSVKVGIYLLESGLGKPEFLSEGNTRLKKANQLMQKLMEYFYDFIIPEVVENEEEECDTDLERQNVEELYDYVRHVHQRENQEVNYDVQHKSLIPVLRPYQSQAVNWMLRREKFRITSPKEQTLHFLWRELITLCGKKLFYNPFTGCLIREYPLAGVEWPGGILADEMGLGKTVEVLALILFHTRQDLEQEALTLPVGKSVNYFVPPPPLERKKAASCKIEVQPKKKTSYPTVRVMLLTAIKEMRSGKGASVNAIFTYIRATYGCDLLKNRNHIRKTLAKLINEGLVDQVKGRGLAGSFRLGKKYKETKKVVAGASKTSYKSSDSSPRKTFQRRAKDKAEAALQNSLLEDQNDLCSSTSDCVAPAKPMEWNETVSEKADQSDGALDMSVTASQISQVKSDTQETPMMDDLPAERVAMLQLIPPEETDTPTRASVIPFNTPDYRFECICGELGIVDYKARVQCMNCQLWQHADCVNYKEESLETTPFYCPHCLVAMKPVSTGATLIISPSSICHQWVEEINRHIRSSSLRVLVYQGVKKHGFIQPHMLAEQDVVITTYDVLRSELNYVDIPHSNSKDGRRFRNQKRYMAIPSPLVAVEWWRICLDEAQMVECPTAKAAEMALRLASVNRWCVSGTPVQRGLEDLYGLVLFLGVDPYWVKHWWDQLLYRPYRRGNTEPLYHVISQLLWRSAKKDVLDQIQIPPQTEEVHWLHFSPVEGHFYHRQHEVCSQDALVKLRKISDWSLKLGTLDRRTVNTILCPLLRLRQACCHPQAVRGEFLPLQKSTMTMEELLKSLQKKCRVECEEAHRQLVCALNGLAGIHIIRNEFLEAAELYREVLRSSEEHKDRLKTDSLQRLHATHNLMELLGAKHPGIPPTLRDDRLSEEAEQLRQHYMTKYDSEVADAYQSLQPVLQNIKELKRKVKLNSPWWLDVIQRAIRCTTDDDLVSRVKNELTSSYKQQAQKLSMADKFRDACGLQFILTSQMQDLMKSQKTVQDAVKSLEGPASQKVIDEATICHLRPMRLPLNNCVFCKADELFTEYESKLFSHTVKGQTAIFEEMIEDEEGLVDDRLPTTSRGLWAASEMERTLKAILSFAKLKRMDLELVEEGNTFMELFENWKKEYKVLHEYWMVLRNHVSAIDELGMATERLRVRLPDEPKPKLLHIIEPHEVEQNRVKLLNDQAVAKSQLQKKLGQFLYLTNLEKSQDKSTGGLNPEPCPICARPLGQEWAVLTCGHCFCNECIAIIVEQYSVGSRRRAIKCAICRQTTSHAEISYVFTTQSSSHDQDIPVKGSHSTKVEAVVRTLKKIQVTDPGAKCLVFSTWLSVLDIIAKALFDNNMEFSQINGIHKFQENLSSFKYEEKINILLLPLHTGSNGLNIIEATHVLLVEPILNPAHELQAIGRVHRIGQTKPTFVHRFLIKSTIEERMQAMLKTAEKSHTSTTMKHSEASVLTVADLADLFTDDTEHLE